The Musa acuminata AAA Group cultivar baxijiao chromosome BXJ1-3, Cavendish_Baxijiao_AAA, whole genome shotgun sequence genome window below encodes:
- the LOC135587030 gene encoding uncharacterized protein LOC135587030, giving the protein METISNYDISFASHLRPFSSFPPSAILRTLPAAKPYQAVATITNIAYPFWLVHDDSTSLRSHCGYRGFELICRNNTPIIHLPAGNYTVANIDYETRTISLVDTDIVSVREECPRVHHNLTFDPDSILRYAPSDVNLTFFFDCIDGPPDLHIPYLGSADDLPTRYGGVLQSGFNLSWPNVTSGDCGSCERSGGRCGLNRTSNSTWDFVCFCSNGVKTFHSHCAGLRSPLPSILLLLALSSTPPSSSESYYRYADCAPYTYSCGGTRINISYPFRVDGRADNCGYSGYYVACSEDNTSVTIEIDGKGYVVKDIDYFNRLITVVDPPFVKQSCPQPYQNTSIDISLYSYSDRDRNVTVFVNCTALSPPIPDMHDIGCEPGGGAGGRHGYYQLPGETHMEMFGNCSSMVVVPMHQAASDEIRYGKLSFSDAVKGGFSLHWKAGEEWCCDCFNSGGRCGFDALSPNSHTCFCPYGSTVGTCSGARSDTSAWV; this is encoded by the exons CATTCTGGCTCGTCCATGACGACTCCACTTCCCTCCGCTCCCACTGCGGTTACCGAGGCTTCGAGCTGATTTGCCGGAACAACACCCCGATCATCCACCTTCCCGCCGGCAACTACACAGTCGCCAACATCGACTACGAAACCCGTACCATCTCCCTCGTCGACACCGACATCGTCTCCGTCCGTGAAGAGTGCCCTCGAGTACATCACAACCTCACCTTCGATCCCGACTCAATTCTGCGCTACGCTCCCTCCGACGTCAACCTCACCTTCTTCTTCGACTGCATCGACGGCCCACCGGATCTCCACATCCCCTACCTCGGCTCCGCTG ACGACTTACCTACCCGATACGGAGGGGTGTTGCAGAGTGGATTCAATTTGAGCTGGCCAAACGTGACCTCCGGCGACTGCGGCAGCTGCGAGCGCTCCGGCGGGCGGTGTGGGCTCAACCGGACGAGTAACTCCACCTGGGATTTCGTCTGCTTCTGCTCGAATGGAGTAAAGACATTCCATTCCCATTGTGCAG GCTTAAGATCTCCTCTTCCATCTATCCTTTTACTCCTCGCCCTGTCATCGACTCCACCTTCTTCCTCGGAGAGCTACTATCGGTATGCGGATTGTGCTCCCTACACATACTCTTGCGGTGGCACTAGGATCAACATCAGCTACCCTTTTCGCGTCGACGGCCGTGCCGACAACTGTGGCTACTCGGGATACTATGTCGCTTGCAGCGAGGACAATACTTCCGTGACGATCGAGATCGACGGCAAGGGATACGTCGTCAAGGATATAGATTACTTCAACCGCCTCATCACCGTCGTCGATCCACCCTTCGTCAAGCAGTCGTGCCCTCAGCCGTACCAAAACACCAGCATCGACATCTCGCTGTACAGCTACAGCGACCGGGACCGGAACGTCACGGTGTTCGTCAATTGCACCGCCCTCTCACCTCCGATTCCCGACATGCATGACATAGGTTGCGAGCCGGGCGGCGGCGCCGGGGGTCGTCACGGGTATTACCAGCTTCCCGGTGAGACCCACATGGAGATGTTTGGGAACTGCAGCTCGATGGTAGTGGTGCCCATGCACCAAGCAGCGTCGGACGAGATCCGGTACGGGAAGCTGAGCTTTAGCGACGCAGTGAAGGGGGGGTTCTCGCTGCATTGGAAGGCAGGGGAGGAGTGGTGTTGTGACTGCTTCAATTCTGGTGGGCGCTGCGGCTTTGACGCGCTCTCTCCGAACAGCCACACCTGCTTCTGCCCATATGGTTCAACCGTTGGAACATGTTCAGGTGCGCGTTCGGATACTTCTGCTTGGGTATAA